AAAAGAATCCCCCCGAGAAATGACAGATTTTCTTCTACGATTTATTCCACAATAAAACAACTTCAAAAGCATAAAAAGCTGCAAACCATTTCAACAGTTAAAGCAGCTTTTTCTTTTACAATAAAATCTTTAAAATAAGGAAATGATAAGTGAAAGTAAGGTCAAGATTGCGGGTCCACCTTGAGTTAAAATAATTTTCTTATTTGCAGTTATAGCACCATAAACAGCAGCAAAGAAAACATTGAGTACAAAAACAGTTACAAGTAGCTGACTACTTGTGAAAATCCCATACAAGAGGAATACAGCAATCAAACCATTGTAAATCCCTTGATTTTTAAATAAGTTTGTAACAGAATCACGTTGAAGTTCTTCTTTACTCATATTGAAAACACGACTAGTCGTGTCTGAATGTGTCGCAAAAGTTTCCAAATACATGATATAGAGATGCTCCAAAGCAACAATCCCAGCTAAGATTAGTGTAATAATAGACATAGTAGCCTCCTTCTTAAATAACTTTGACAGTATATCAAAAGTAAATTTTTAAAACAACATATATGATTCATACAATTTGAAATATGGTAAAATAAAGAATGAAAGAGAGGTTCTTATGACAAAGACAGAAGTAATCCAACGTCTCCAAAAAGATTTGGGAATTCCTAGATTTCAGGCTTATATAGAGGATAAAGATTACTCCGAAGAGGAGTACGACCAACTAAAAAAAGATTTTGAAAGCTACTTCACCAACTACGTTTCAAACGTTTCAGCAGATTTTGAAGGCGGATTGGATAATAAATAATTTATACCTCAAAATCATCTATCATCATGTTACGAATCCCTTAGTCACTTGTATCAGACTAGGGGTCTTTTTAATATTCGAAAACAAAAAGCCGTCTCATTCTATGAAATGGCTCTAAAATCTATATAAAAGTAAGCAAAAAGGTAAGCAAATTGCTGAAACAGTCTTTTAAAACAAAGAAAAAGCCCATAACAACGGGCTTTTCGATACAATAATCTTAAAATTAAAGCATTTTGTTGTAGAATTCAACGACAAGTGCTTCGTTGATTTCTGGGTTGATTTCATCACGTTCTGGAAGACGTGTCAATGAACCTTCAAGTTTTTCAGCATCGAATGATACAAATGCTGGACGTCCGATAGTAGCTTCTACTGCTTCAAGGATAGCAGGAACTTTAGCTGATTTTTCACGAACTGAGATTACTTGACCAACTTCAACGCGGTATGAAGGGATATCAACACGTTTACCGTCAACAAGGATGTGACCGTGGTTTACGAATTGGCGTGCTTGACGACGAGTAGTTGCAAGACCAAGACGGTAAACAACATTGTCAAGACGACGTTCCAAAAGAACCATAAAGTTGAAACCAAGTGTTCCACCTTTAACTTTAGTAGCTTGTACGAACAAGTTACGGAATTGTTTTTCACCCAAACCGTATGAGAAACGAAGTTTTTGTTTCTCAGCCAATTGCAAACCGTATTCTGAAAGTTTTGAACGGTTGTTTGGACCGTGTTGACCTGGTACGTAGTTACGACGTGCCAATTCTTTACCTGTGCCTGTAAGTGAGAAACCAAGGCGACGTGATTGTTTCCATGATGGACCTGTATAACGTGACATTAATAATGTCCTCCTATAAAAAATATTTTTAGGAAATAACGTTTTAGATAAACCTGATTCGTTCAGAAAGACTTCGCCCAAACAGCAAAGGTTACTTTTCTAGCCGACTTCCTGTTGACGAGCTTCATTTTATCCTGCTATTATTTCACATACTTTAATAGTTTACCACGAAAAAAGGCCCAAGTAAAGGCTTTTTCTTATTTATTTTCGATTTCTGCTTGTTCCTCAGGACTCAAATAACGAATGAGAGTCTTCTCAGTCAAAATATCTGAATAAGTGTAAGATTCAACATAACTATTATTAATAGCTCCTGCTTGGGAACTGAAGTCTTGATATTCAACAATAAACAATGATGGATAAACTTCTGTCAATCGACCAATTTTATTCTTTTCACGTTTACGCCCATTCTCTAGGGTCAATTCTACTAGCTGACCTTCATGCGACTTAATGGCTTCCTTGATGTTTTTCATCTTAGCAACATCTGCAAATGCATCACTCATATATATATCTCCTTAAATCTGAAAATTATGATTCCTCAAACTGAGCAATCGATGAAAATTTATTGTATTCTTTTTGGAATAGTAACTTGACTGTTCCACGCGCACCAGCACGGTTTTTTTCTAGGATAACTTCGATGGTATTATCTTCAATCGCATTTTCTGGTTCTTCACCCTCTTTTCGGTAGTAATCATCACGATACAAGAAGGCGACAATATCGGCATCCTGCTCGATAGATCCTGACTCACGGATATCAGATAAGACTGGACGTTTGTCCTGACGTTGTTCAACCCCACGAGATAACTGACTCAAGGCAATTACAGGAACTTTGAGCTCCTTGGCCAGGATTTTTAACTGTCTTGAAATATCTGAAACCTCTTGTTGGCGATTTTCTGGTCGCGTACCTGTAATCAACTGCAAGTAGTCAATCACAATAAGACCGAGACCACCCTCTACTTCTTGTGACAATTTACGGGACCGTGCACGAATCTCAGTAATCTTTATACCAGGGGTATCATCTATATAAATAGGTGCCTCAGCCAATGCCCCTTGAGCAATCATCACATTATTCCAATCTTGCTCTGTCAATTGACCTGTACGTAAAGCATGGGAATCAATCATCCCTTCAGCTGCCAACATACGATCAACCAAGCTTTCTGCACCCATCTCTAGAGAAAAGACTGCAACAGCTTTATTTTGCTTGGTACCAACATTCTGAGCAATATTCAGCACAAAGGCTGTTTTACCAACTGCGGGACGAGCTGCTAAAATAATTAATTGATCAGGGTGTAAACCTGTTGTAATCTTGTCAAGGTCACGGAAACCTGTCGGTAATCCAGTAACATCTGATGTTTGCTGTGAACGCATCTCCAAAGTATTAAAATTGACATCAAGAACTTCTGATATTTTGCGGAAACCACTACGATTGCTATGCTCTGATACATCAAC
Above is a window of Streptococcus salivarius DNA encoding:
- a CDS encoding DUF1304 domain-containing protein codes for the protein MSIITLILAGIVALEHLYIMYLETFATHSDTTSRVFNMSKEELQRDSVTNLFKNQGIYNGLIAVFLLYGIFTSSQLLVTVFVLNVFFAAVYGAITANKKIILTQGGPAILTLLSLIISLF
- the rpsD gene encoding 30S ribosomal protein S4, producing the protein MSRYTGPSWKQSRRLGFSLTGTGKELARRNYVPGQHGPNNRSKLSEYGLQLAEKQKLRFSYGLGEKQFRNLFVQATKVKGGTLGFNFMVLLERRLDNVVYRLGLATTRRQARQFVNHGHILVDGKRVDIPSYRVEVGQVISVREKSAKVPAILEAVEATIGRPAFVSFDAEKLEGSLTRLPERDEINPEINEALVVEFYNKML
- a CDS encoding Veg family protein translates to MSDAFADVAKMKNIKEAIKSHEGQLVELTLENGRKREKNKIGRLTEVYPSLFIVEYQDFSSQAGAINNSYVESYTYSDILTEKTLIRYLSPEEQAEIENK
- the dnaB gene encoding replicative DNA helicase; translation: MAEAQELRVQPHDLVAEQSVLGAIFINPEKLITVREFIEADDFYKYSHRVIFKAMVTLSDRNDAIDATTVRTILDDQDDLQNIGGISYLVDLVNSVPTSANAEYYAKIVAEKAMLRRIINRLTETVNQAYEGATESDEIIANAEKALVDVSEHSNRSGFRKISEVLDVNFNTLEMRSQQTSDVTGLPTGFRDLDKITTGLHPDQLIILAARPAVGKTAFVLNIAQNVGTKQNKAVAVFSLEMGAESLVDRMLAAEGMIDSHALRTGQLTEQDWNNVMIAQGALAEAPIYIDDTPGIKITEIRARSRKLSQEVEGGLGLIVIDYLQLITGTRPENRQQEVSDISRQLKILAKELKVPVIALSQLSRGVEQRQDKRPVLSDIRESGSIEQDADIVAFLYRDDYYRKEGEEPENAIEDNTIEVILEKNRAGARGTVKLLFQKEYNKFSSIAQFEES